Proteins co-encoded in one Candidatus Thiodictyon syntrophicum genomic window:
- the dut gene encoding dUTP diphosphatase, giving the protein MLHRLEVRILDPRLGTEFALPHYASAGAAGLDLRAMIDLPLALQPGACELIPTGMAIHIAAPGVAGLILPRSGLGHRHGIVLGNLVGLIDADYQGQLLVSCWNRSAEPYLVAVGERIAQLVLVPVLHAQLALVTDFAASARGAGGFGHTGLK; this is encoded by the coding sequence ATGTTGCATCGCCTTGAGGTCAGGATCCTGGACCCCCGCCTGGGCACCGAGTTTGCTCTGCCCCACTATGCCAGCGCCGGTGCCGCCGGGCTCGACCTGCGCGCAATGATCGATCTCCCGCTGGCACTGCAGCCGGGCGCCTGCGAGTTGATCCCTACCGGCATGGCGATCCATATCGCGGCCCCGGGGGTGGCTGGTCTGATCCTGCCGCGCTCCGGACTGGGGCACCGCCACGGGATCGTACTGGGCAACCTGGTCGGGTTGATCGACGCGGACTATCAGGGGCAACTGCTGGTGTCCTGCTGGAACCGGAGCGCCGAACCCTACCTGGTCGCGGTCGGCGAGCGGATTGCCCAACTGGTCCTGGTCCCGGTGCTCCATGCCCAATTGGCCCTGGTCACTGACTTCGCCGCGTCGGCGCGGGGGGCTGGCGGGTTTGGTCACACGGGACTCAAATGA